In one window of Drosophila mauritiana strain mau12 chromosome X, ASM438214v1, whole genome shotgun sequence DNA:
- the LOC117148421 gene encoding replication factor C subunit 4, protein MQAFLKTGKSTAGSGDKSQGALAARRKPPAPWVEKYRPRNVDDVVEQSEVVAVLRKCVEGGDLPNMLLYGPPGTGKTSTILAASRQIFGDMFKDRILELNASDERGINVVRTKIKNFSQLSASSVRPDGKPCPPFKIIILDEADSMTHAAQSALRRTMEKESRSTRFCLICNYVSRIIVPITSRCSKFRFKALGEDKVIDRLKYICEMEGVKIEDDAYKSIVKISGGDLRRAITTLQSCYRLKGPEHVINTADLFEMSGVIPEYYLEDYLEICRSGNYERLEQFVREIGFSAYSVGQMMEQFVEFIVHHPGLNDPQKATICDKLGECCFRLQDGGSEYLQIMDLGCCIILALK, encoded by the exons CCGGCCGCGCAACGTGGATGATGTGGTGGAGCAGTCCGAGGTGGTGGCCGTGCTGCGCAAGTGCGTTGAAGGCGGGGACCTGCCCAATATGCTGCTCTATGGACCGCCCGGCACGGGCAAGACCAGCACGATCCTGGCTGCGAGCCGGCAGATCTTCGGCGACATGTTCAAGGACCGCATCCTCGAGCTGAACGCCTCCGACGAGCGTGGCATCAATGTGGTGCGCACCAAGATCAAGAACTTCTCGCAGCTTTCGGCCAGCAGTGTGCGTCCGGACGGTAAGCCGTGTCCGCCCTTCAAGATCATCATTCTGGACGAGGCCGATTCGATGACCCATGCCGCACAGTCGGCGCTGCGTCGCACCATGGAGAAGGAGAGCCGGAGCACCCGCTTCTGCCTGATCTGCAACTATGTGTCCCGAATTATCGTGCCCATCACGTCGCGTTGCTCGAAATTCCGCTTCAAGGCGCTGGGCGAAGACAAGGTGATCGATCGGCTGAAGTACATTTGCGAGATGGAGGGGGTAAAGATCGAGGACGATGCCTATAAATCCATTGTCAAAATTTCCGGCGGAGATCTGCGCCGCGCTATCACCACCTTGCAGTCCTGCTACCGCCTAAAAGGGCCCGAGCACGTCATCAACACTGCCGATCTGTTCGAGATGTCGGGCGTTATACCGGAGTACTATCTGGAGGACTACCTAGAGATCTGTCGCTCTGGAAACTACGAGCGCCTGGAGCAGTTCGTGCGGGAGATCGGCTTCTCCGCCTACAGCGTTGGCCAAATGATGGAACAGTTCGTCGAGTTCATTGTCCATCATCCGGGGCTGAATGATCCGCAAAAGGCCACGATCTGCGATAAGCTGGGC GAATGCTGCTTTCGACTGCAGGACGGCGGCTCCGAGTATCTGCAGATCATGGACCTGGGCTGCTGCATCATCTTAGCTTTAAAGTAA
- the LOC117148424 gene encoding transcription initiation factor TFIID subunit 9 → MSSEKSDKAKISAQIKHVPKDAQVIMSILKELNIQEYEPRVVNQLLEFTFRYVTCILDDAKVYANHARKKTIDLDDVRLATEVTLDKSFTGPLERHVLAKVADERNSMPLPPIKPHCGLRLPPDRYCLTGVNYKLRATNQPKKMTKSAVEGRPLKTVVKPVSSANGPKRPHSVVAKQQVVTIPKPVIKFTTTTTTKTVGGGSGGGGGQEVKSEPSGAGGDLKMEVDSDAAAVGSIAGASGSGAGSASGGGGGPSGVGVAVKREREEEEFEFVTN, encoded by the exons ATGAGCTCTGAGAAGTCCGATAAGGCCAAGATCAGTGCCCAAATCAAGCACGTGCCGAAGGACGCGCAGGTGATCATGTCCATTCTGAAGGAGCTGAATATCCAAGAGTACGAGCCGCGCGTGGTCAACCAACTGCTGGAGTTCACCTTCC GCTATGTCACCTGCATTCTGGACGACGCCAAGGTGTACGCTAACCATGCGCGCAAGAAGACCATCGACTTGGACGACGTTCGTCTGGCCACCGAGGTTACGCTGGACAAGAGCTTCACCGGGCCGCTGGAGCGCCACGTTCTAGCCAAGGTGGCCGACGAGCGCAACAGCATGCCCCTGCCACCCATCAAGCCGCACTGCGGTCTCCGACTGCCGCCCGACCGCTACTGTCTCACCGGCGTCAACTACAAGCTGCGGGCCACTAATCAGCCCAAGAAAATGACCAAGTCGGCGGTGGAGGGCCGTCCACTGAAGACCGTGGTTAAGCCCGTCTCCAGCGCCAATGGCCCGAAGAGGCCACACTCCGTGGTGGCCAAGCAGCAGGTGGTGACCATTCCCAAGCCCGTCATCAAGTTTACCACCACTACGACGACCAAAACGGTGGGCGGCGGCTCTGGGGGCGGCGGTGGTCAGGAGGTTAAGAGCGAGCCCAGTGGCGCCGGCGGAGATCTCAAGATGGAGGTGGACAGCGATGCCGCGGCCGTGGGCAGCATCGCTGGCGCTTCCGGTTCGGGAGCAGGAAGTGCcagtggaggaggaggaggaccaTCTGGCGTTGGAGTTGCCGTCAAGCGGGAgcgcgaggaggaggagtttGAGTTTGTGACCAACTAG